Sequence from the Corallococcus sp. EGB genome:
TATCCGCGCGAGATTGAGTTCGTCACGGAGCTGCCCAAGACGGTGAGCGGGAAGATCCGCCGCGCGGAGCTGCGCGCCACCCAAGGAAAGTAGGCGGCGCGCAGGGCGGGGCCGCGGGACTACTTCAGCCAGTCCGAGTGCACGAAGCCGGCGTCGGGCTTGTCCCGGCGCTGGTAGGTGTGCGCGCCGAACGCGTCGCGCTGGGCCTGGGTGAGGTTCTGCGGCAGCTCCGCGCTGCGGTAGCTGTCCATGTACGCCAGGCTGCTGCTGAACACCGGCACGGGGATGCCCGCCTTCGTCGCGGCGCCCACGAACCGGCGCCACGCCGGGGCCATCTTGTCCAGCACCGGGGCGAAGGCCTCGGACACCATCAGGTTGGGCAGCGTGGGCTGCCGTTCGAAGGACTCGCGCAGCGGGGTGAGCAGCTTCGCGCGGATGATGCAGCCGCCCCGCCAGATGCGGGCCATCTCCGCCAGCGACACGCCCCACTTGTACTCGTCCGACGCCGCCTGGATGAGCCGCATGCCCTGCGCGTACGTCACCACGCGCGCCGCGTAGAGCGCGTCGTGCGCCCACTGGGCCAGCTCCTTCTTCTCTTCCGGGGACAGGGAGATGTCGGGGCCGTGGAGCTTCCTGCTCGCGGCGACGCGCTCCTCCTTGCGCGAGGACAGGTTGCGCGCGTCCAGCGCGGACGCGATGGAGGGCACCGGCACGCCCAGGTCCAGGGCCACCTGCACCGTCCACTTGCCCGTGCCCTTCTGGCCGGCCTTGTCCAGCACCAGGTCCACCAGCGGCTTGCCCGTCTCCGGGTCGCGCTTGCGCAGCACCTTGATGGTGGTCTCCAGGAGGAACGACTCGGCGATGCCCTCGTTCCACTTGGAGAACAGGTCGGCGAGCGCCGCGGTGTCCAGGCCCAGGCCGCGGCGGAGCACGTCGTAGGTCTCCGCGAGCAGCTGCATGTCCGCGTACTCGATGCCGTTGTGCACCATCTTCACGAAGTGGCCCGCGCCCTCCGGGCCCACGTGGGTGACGCACAGGCCCTCTTCACTGCGCGCGGCGATGGCCTCCAGCACCGGCCGCACCAGCGCGTACGCGTCCTTGGGGCCTCCGGGCATGATGGACGGGCCGTGGCGCGCGCCCTCTTCACCGCCGGACACGCCGATGCCCAGGAAGTGGAAGCCCTTCTCCTTGCACAGCGCCTCACGGCGGCGCGTGTCCAGGTACCAGGAGTTGCCCGCGTCCATGATGACGTCGCCGGGCGACAGCAGCGGGAACAGCCGGCCCATCATCTCATCCACGGGGGCGCCGGCCGTGATCATCAGCAGGATGCGGCGCGGGCGCTCCAGGCCGGCAACGAACTTCTCCAGCTCCGGGAAGCCCTGCAGGGCCTGCTTCGGGTTCTCCTGCTGGACCTTCTGGATGCTCTCCGGGTGGCGGTCCCACACGGCGACGCGGAAGCCATGGTCCGCGATGTTGAGGGCGAGGCTCGCGCCCATCACGCCCATGCCCGCCACGCCGAACTGCGCCGGCTTCGTCTGTTCGCTCATCGTTCCCTCCAGAGGGCCGCCTCACCCGTGGGCGGCGGGGTCCAACATCCACTGCGTATTCGTCACGTGCGATGCGGGCAGGGACATATCGCCCGCGAGCACCCGCCGCATGGCATCCCGCTTGCCCTCGCCCGCCACCAGCCCCAGCACCGCCCCCGCGCCCTGGAGCACGGGGAAGGTCAGCGTCATCCGCCACGGCGGCGGCTTGGCGCGCTGCTCCACCGCCAGCACCCGCCGCGTGCGCTCCCGCAGGGCGGGGTGCCCGGGCATGAGGCTCGCGGTGTGGCCGTCCTCGCCCACGCCAATGAGCACCACGTCCAGCTTCGCGGGCAGCGTCTGCTCGTAGTCGCGCGCGGCGGCGTCGCGGTCCGTGCGCTCGCCCTGCATGCGGAACACCTGCGCGTCCGGGAGCCTCAGCGGCGTCAGCAGCGACTCCTTCACCAGCAGGTAGTTGCTGTCCTTGTGGTCGGGCGGCACGAAGCGCTCGTCCACGAAGTAGACGTCCACGCGCTCCCAGGGGAGCGTGCGGTCCGCGAGCAGCCGGTACGCGGGCCGGGGCGTGTTGCCGCCGGACAGCGCCAGGCTCACGCGCGGCTTCGTCGCGAGCGCCTTTTCCAGCTCGCGAGCCATCCAGTCCGCGGCCTCGCGGGCCAGCTGCGCCGCCGGGACGACGAGGGACTTGCTCATAGCGTGGACCACCGCCGGCCGTTCTGCGCGGGCAGCGCGTCCGCGGCGTCCGGGCCCTTGGTGCCCTTGGCGTAGGTGTGGACCTTGCCGCCGTCGTCCGTCTCCAGCGCCTTCAGGATGGGCGTGATGTAACCCCAGGCCTGCTCCACGCTGTCCTGGCGCGCGAAGAGGGTGGCGTTGCCGCGCATGCAGTCCAGCAGCAGCCGCTCGTATGCCTCCGGCACGGGCTTCTTGAAGCTCTCCGCGTAGTCCATGTCCATCCGGACGCCGCCGATGTTCACGTCCTCGCCGGGAATCTTGGACTCGAAGGACAGCGCGATGCCCTCGTGCGGCTGGATGCGCAGCGTGAGCACGTTGGGCTGCAGCCGCTGGCAGGTGGCGCCGCCGCCGCTGAACAGGCCGATGGGCACCGACTTGAAGTGGATGGACACCTCCGTCAGGCGCTTGTTCAGGTTCTTGCCCGCGCGCAGGTAGAAGGGCACGCCCTGCCAGCGCCACGAGTCGATGTTCATCTTCATGGCCACGTACGTGGGCGTGCGCGAGCCCTTCTTCACGCCCTTCTCGTCCTGGTAGCCCTCGTACTGGCCCACCACCACGTGCTGGGCCACGTCGCTGCCCTCCACCGGGCGCAGCGCGCGGAAGACCTTGGTCTTCTCATCGCGGATGTCCTCCGCGCCGAACGACACCGGGGGCTCCATGGCGCACAGGGCCAGCACCTGGAGCAGGTGGTTCTGCACCATGTCCCGGATGACGCCCGTCTCGTCGTAGAAGCCGCCGCGCCCCTCCACGCCAATGGCCTCGGCCGCGGTGATCTCCACGTGGTCGATGTGCTGGCGGTTCCAGAGCGGTTCGAAGATGGCGTTGGCGAAGCGGAAGACCAGGATGTTCTGGACCGTCTCCTTGCCCAGGTAGTGGTCGATGCGGAAGATCTGCTTCTCATCCAGCGCCGAGCCCAGCGTCTTGTTGAGGGCCTTCGCGCTCTCCAGGTCGTGGCCGAAGGGCTTCTCGATGATGAGCCGGCTCCAGGGCTTCTGGCCGGGCTGCTCCTCGCGCTTGATCAGCCCCGCGCCCGAGAGGCTCTGGATGATCTGCGGGAACGTGGAGGCCGGCGTGGCCATGTAATAGAGCTTGTTGCCGTCCGTCTTGTGGCGCCTGGAGATGTCCTGGAGCTTCTGGCTCAGGCGCTGGAAGGCCTCCGGGTCGTCGTAGCCGCCGGAGGCGACCTCGATGGTCTCCGAGAAGCGCTTCCAGGTGGCCTCGTCCAGCGGCTGCGTGCGGGCGAACTTCTTGAGGCCCTCCTTCACGTGCTCGCGGAAGGAGGCGTCGTCCAGCTTGGAGCGGCTGAAGGCGACGACGGCGAAGTGCTCCGGGAGCAGGCCGGAGCGGGCGAGCTCGAAGAGGGCGGGGAATAGTTTGCGTTCGGCCAGGTCGCCCGTGGCACCGAAGAGGACCAGGGTGCAGGGGTCCGGGCGCCCCGCGCTGAACACCGGTTCGCCCTCACGGGGATGGGTTTCGATGTGCACTCCCTGCGCGTCCATGCGGTTCTCCCTCCGGGTTCGCCGGGAACCTTAAGGCGCTAATCTGGCGGCCCTGCAAGCGCATTGCAGGAGAATGATGCGGGCCTGACGTCTTGCCTGCCCCGGCGCTCTGGCCCGCCGGGGAGCGCGCGGGCGGCCGGGCGCGAGGGCGCGTTGGGAATCGTGGTACTCCTGACGCCCTGACGCCCCGGGTCTCGCGCTGAACGGGCCTCTTTCTACGCATGCGCTACGTCGTCTCGCTGTGGTTCTTCGCGCTGTTCCTCATCACCGCGCCCATCCTCTTCACGTTGGGCGCGGTGTTGTTCGTGGTGGCGTACCCGTTGGACCCCGACCGCCAGTGGCTGCACGCGCTGGTGTGCCGGTGGTGCTATGGCCTGTGGCTGCACGCCTCTCCCGGGTGGCGCGTGCGCGTGGAGGGGCGTGAGCTGCTGCCCAAGGGCCCGTGCGTCTACGTCGTCAATCACCAGTCGTTCGCGGACATCCTGGCGGTGATGGGGCTGTTCACGCCGTACAAGTTCGTGGCGAAGGCGTCCCTGTTCCGTACGCCGCTGGTGGGCTGGATGATGACGCTGCTGGGCTACGTGCCCATCGTGCGCGGCAGCTCCACGTCCATGGAGCAGCTGTTGGGCCCGTGCCGCCGGTGGCTGCGCAAGGGCATCCCGGTGCTCATCTTCCCGGAGGGCACGTACTCGCCCGGGGAGGTGCTGCCCTTCAAGCGAGGCGCGTTCCACCTGGCGCTGGAGGAGCACGTGCCGGTGGTGCCGGTGCTGGTGCGCGGCACGCGCGAGCTGGTGGACGGGGATGGGCCGTGGATGAGCCCTCGCGCCAACGTCACGGTGCAGGTGATGCCGGCGCTGCCGCCGGAGACCTTCGGGCCGGATTCGGCGGCGCTGGCCACGCGCGTGCGTGAGCAGTTCGTGGAGGCGCTGGCGCGGGTGGGGTGAGCGCCGCGCTCAGGCGTGCTCGGAGCCGGGCAGCTCTTCGTCCATCGGGGCCTCCGCGTGCAGCGGGGCCTCCACGGTGTTCGTCGCGGGCAGGGACGGCGCGGCCTCGGCGACGGCGCGGGCCAGGTCGTGGGGCGCGCGGATCAACGCCTCCAGCGCGGTGGTGCTCGCGGGGACGCCGCGCTGCTCCACCTGGAGCCAGCCGCCCTTGATGCTCACGCGGCGGTGGCCCTTGAGGCCCAGCAGGCGCTGACGCACGCCCGGCTCCAGGATGACGGGGCGCGCTTCCGGGGCCAGCCCCTCCACCTGGAAGGCCGCGTCCAGCTCCGCGTCGCCCAGCGTCTCCTCGCGCGGGGTGGCGGCGCCGGGAAGCTTGTCCTCGGGACGCTCGTGCTCCAGCAGCAGGTCCGCGGGCAGCGCGCCCTCCAGGTCCAGCCGCAGCACCGTCACGGTGTGGCGCTTCTTGCCGCCCGCGCCGCGCTTGCCCGTGGCCAGCAGCAGCGTGCGCCCCTGATAGCGCCCGTGCACCTCCATGCGCCGCTCCGCGATGGAGAGGCCATGCGCCTTCGCGAAGGTTTCCCACGCGGCGCGCTGGCGGCGCTTGAGTTCGAACAGCGTGGCGAGGACCAGGGCGCCCAGGACGAGCAGGGACGCGAGGATGCCGAGCGGAGAGAAGACACCGGAAAGCATGACGGCGCATTGTGCACTGGCCTCGCGGCGCGTGGACCATCAATCCGACCGCGGATGCACCGCCGTGCGCCGGGCAGGCTTGCGGCGCGGGTGCGTGGACCGGGGGAAGGAACGCCTCACGCGCGCAAACGTGTGGAATCCCACGGGGCTCGCGCTGCTGCGCGCGCACGCGGCCCCGGAGTGCACGCATGGCGCAGCGCCCCCACGCCACGGGTGCGTCCCCCCGGGTGGTGCGGGCCGCGCGGCGCGGACTCCGTGGCGCGTGGGGCGGGGAGGACGGGACGCGTCGGGCAGGCCACGGATGCAAGCGCGCGGAATGACGCCCTTTTTCGACAATGTCAGAGGGGGCGGGTAAGGGAGCGAGGGCTCGCCGCTTGGCGTCGGGGATGGGGCCGGGCGACGCTGCCCGGCCCGCACCCGCCACCGGGCCACGAGGGAGGGTGAACGCCGGATGCGCCTGCTGCACACGTCGGACTGGCACCTGGGCCACACGCTGTATGACGTCTCACGCGAAGCGGAGCACGCCGCGTTCCTGACGTGGCTGTTGGACACGCTGGAGTCGCAGGAGGTGGACGCGCTCCTGGTGGCCGGGGACATCTTCGACACGGCCAACCCCAGCGCGGAGGCGCAGGCGGCCTGGTACCACTTCATCGCGCGTGCCCGGCGCACGCTGCCGAAGCTGGACGTGGTGGTGGTGGGCGGCAACCACGACTCCGCCGCGCGCCTGGACGCGCCGGATCCGCTGTTCCATGCGCTGGGCGTCCGGGTGGTGGGCGGCCTGCCGCGCCACCGGGGCGGCCTGGAGATGGAGCGGTTGGTGGTGCCGGTGCACGACGCGCGCGGGAAGGTGGGCGCGTGGGTGGCGGCGGTGCCGTACCTGCGGCCGTCGGACCTGCCGTCCGTGCCGGACAGCGAGGGGGACCGGTTGGTGGAGGGCGTGCGCGCCGTCTATTCGGAGGTGCTGGACGCGGCGCGCAGACGGCGCAGGTCGGGGCAGGCGCTGGTGGCCATGGGCCATTGCTACATGACGGGCTCGGAGCTGTCGGAGCTGAGCGAGCGAAAGATCCTGGGCGGCAATCAGCACGCGCTGCCGGTGGAGCTGTTCCCGGAGGACGTCGCGTACGCGGCGCTGGGCCACCTGCACAAGGCGCAGCGCGTGGGCGGCCGCGAGGGCGTGCGCTACAGCGGGTCCCCGCTGCCGCTGTCGCTGTCGGAGGCGCACTACCGGCACCAGGTGCTGGTGCTGGATGTCGAGGACGGAGCGCTGACGCAGGTGCGTCCGCTGTCGGTGCCGCGCACCACGGACATGATGCGCGTGCCGGGCCGGGACGCGGCGCCGCTGCCGGAGGTGCTGGAGCTGCTGGCGGCGCTGCCCGCGTGCGAGGCGGGAGCGCCGGAGTCCATGCGGCCGTACCTGGAGGTCTGCGTGTCGCTGCCCCGGCCGGAGCCGGCGCTGCGCCACAAGGTGGAGAAGGCGCTGGAGGGACGGGCGGCGCGGCTGGTGAAGCTGACGCCCTTCTACACGGGCACGGGCGGGGCGCTGGCGGACGCGCGGCCGGGGCTGTCCCTGCGGGAGCGCACGCCGGAGGACGTGTTCCTCGCCCGGTATGCGCGGGACTTCAAGGAGGCTCCCTCGCCGGGCCTGCTGGAGGCGTTCCACGCGCTGCTCACGCAGGTGCAGGAGGACGCGTCGTGAAGATCCTGGCGATTCGCGGCAGCAACCTCACGAGCTTCGCGGGGGACTTCGCGCTGGAGCTGGACCGGGCTCCGTTGGACCGGCTGGGGCTGTTCGCCATCTCCGGCGCGACGGGGGCGGGGAAGAGCACGCTGCTGGACGCGCTGTGCCTGGCGCTGTTCGACCGCACGCCCCGCTTGGGCGGGCCCAGCAAGGTGCTGGTGGGCCGCGCGGATGAGGACGAGGAGGCGCGGCTGTCGGCCTACGACGTGCGCGGCATGCTGCGGCGCGGGGCGGGGAAGGGCCACGCGGAGGTGGACTTCCTGGGCAGGGACGGGCGCCGCTACCGGGCGCGGTGGAACGTGTGGCGGGCTCGCGAGCGCGCCGAGGGGCGCTTCCGGCCGCAGGAGCTGACCCTGACGGACGTGGTCTCCGGACAGGTGTTCGGCCGCACCAAGGGCGAGGTGCTCCAGGCGATCCAGGAGCGGCTGGGGCTGTCGTTCGATCAGTTCCGGCGCTCGGCGCTGCTGGCGCAGGGCGAGTTCGCGGCCTTCCTGCGCGCGGACGCGAACGAGCGCGCGGAGCTCCTGGAGCGGATGACCGGCACGGAGGTGTACAGCCGGGTGTCCATCGCGGCGCACGAGAAGAACGCCAAGGAGCAGGAGGAGCTGAAGCGGCTGTCGCAGGGGCTCGCGGCCATCGCGCTGATGTCGGACGGGGACCGCGAAGGCGTGCGCGTCCAGCTGGGGGAAGAGGAGGCCGCGCGGGTCCGCGAGGAGACGCGGCTGCGCGAGGCGGAGGCGGCCCGGTCCTGGTACGCGCAGCGCTCGGAGTTCGTGGGGCAGGAGCAGCAGGCTGAGCGCGCGGTGGCGCGGGCGGAGGCGGAGCGGGAGGCGGCGGCGCCTCGCGAGGCACTGCTGGAGTCGGTGCGCGCGGCGGAGGGCTTCCGTGCGGTGGTGTCCGCGGTGGAGGCCGCGGAGCAGGGCTGCGCGAGGGCGGAGGCCGACCAGTTGGAGCGGGCGTCGCAGGCGGAAGCGGCGCTCGCGGCGGCGGCGGCGCAGCGGCAGGTGCGGCTGCAGGCGGAGGCCGCGCGGGCGGCGGCGCTAGAGGCGGAAGCGTCGGTGCGTCCGGCGCTGGAGGAGGCCGCGACGCTGGACACGCGCCGCGCGGAGGCGGAGCGCGAATCCCGTGAGGCCGCGGAGCTGGCGAAGCAGGCGCAGGCCGCGGAGGCTTCGGCGCGTGACGCGCTGACGCAGGTGCAGGCGGCGGAGGCGAAGGCGCAGGCGCTGGTGGATGCGGCCGAGGCGTGGCGCACGTCGCATGCGGGCTGGGAGTCCCTGGCCACGGAGTGGCCCCGCTGGCAGCGCGAGCTGGAGCGCTTCGCGGTGGCGCTGAAGGAGGAGCAGGGCGCGGGCGCGGACGCGGAGCGGTTGGGGAGGGACGCGGACCGGCTGGGCACCGAGGTGCAGGCGCGCCGCGAGGAGCACCAGGACGCGGTCGAGTCGGAAGCGCAGGCCCAGGCCCTGGCGACGCACGCGGAGGCCGCGCTGGGCGAGGACGGCGGCGCGGCCAGGCGGGCGCTCCGGGAGGCGCTGCTGGCCCGGCAGGACGCGCTGGGGGCCCTGGCGCTCGCGGGTGAAGGCGCGCGGGCGGAGGGG
This genomic interval carries:
- the gndA gene encoding NADP-dependent phosphogluconate dehydrogenase: MSEQTKPAQFGVAGMGVMGASLALNIADHGFRVAVWDRHPESIQKVQQENPKQALQGFPELEKFVAGLERPRRILLMITAGAPVDEMMGRLFPLLSPGDVIMDAGNSWYLDTRRREALCKEKGFHFLGIGVSGGEEGARHGPSIMPGGPKDAYALVRPVLEAIAARSEEGLCVTHVGPEGAGHFVKMVHNGIEYADMQLLAETYDVLRRGLGLDTAALADLFSKWNEGIAESFLLETTIKVLRKRDPETGKPLVDLVLDKAGQKGTGKWTVQVALDLGVPVPSIASALDARNLSSRKEERVAASRKLHGPDISLSPEEKKELAQWAHDALYAARVVTYAQGMRLIQAASDEYKWGVSLAEMARIWRGGCIIRAKLLTPLRESFERQPTLPNLMVSEAFAPVLDKMAPAWRRFVGAATKAGIPVPVFSSSLAYMDSYRSAELPQNLTQAQRDAFGAHTYQRRDKPDAGFVHSDWLK
- the pgl gene encoding 6-phosphogluconolactonase, whose protein sequence is MSKSLVVPAAQLAREAADWMARELEKALATKPRVSLALSGGNTPRPAYRLLADRTLPWERVDVYFVDERFVPPDHKDSNYLLVKESLLTPLRLPDAQVFRMQGERTDRDAAARDYEQTLPAKLDVVLIGVGEDGHTASLMPGHPALRERTRRVLAVEQRAKPPPWRMTLTFPVLQGAGAVLGLVAGEGKRDAMRRVLAGDMSLPASHVTNTQWMLDPAAHG
- the zwf gene encoding glucose-6-phosphate dehydrogenase, coding for MDAQGVHIETHPREGEPVFSAGRPDPCTLVLFGATGDLAERKLFPALFELARSGLLPEHFAVVAFSRSKLDDASFREHVKEGLKKFARTQPLDEATWKRFSETIEVASGGYDDPEAFQRLSQKLQDISRRHKTDGNKLYYMATPASTFPQIIQSLSGAGLIKREEQPGQKPWSRLIIEKPFGHDLESAKALNKTLGSALDEKQIFRIDHYLGKETVQNILVFRFANAIFEPLWNRQHIDHVEITAAEAIGVEGRGGFYDETGVIRDMVQNHLLQVLALCAMEPPVSFGAEDIRDEKTKVFRALRPVEGSDVAQHVVVGQYEGYQDEKGVKKGSRTPTYVAMKMNIDSWRWQGVPFYLRAGKNLNKRLTEVSIHFKSVPIGLFSGGGATCQRLQPNVLTLRIQPHEGIALSFESKIPGEDVNIGGVRMDMDYAESFKKPVPEAYERLLLDCMRGNATLFARQDSVEQAWGYITPILKALETDDGGKVHTYAKGTKGPDAADALPAQNGRRWSTL
- a CDS encoding 1-acyl-sn-glycerol-3-phosphate acyltransferase, with the protein product MRYVVSLWFFALFLITAPILFTLGAVLFVVAYPLDPDRQWLHALVCRWCYGLWLHASPGWRVRVEGRELLPKGPCVYVVNHQSFADILAVMGLFTPYKFVAKASLFRTPLVGWMMTLLGYVPIVRGSSTSMEQLLGPCRRWLRKGIPVLIFPEGTYSPGEVLPFKRGAFHLALEEHVPVVPVLVRGTRELVDGDGPWMSPRANVTVQVMPALPPETFGPDSAALATRVREQFVEALARVG
- a CDS encoding exonuclease SbcCD subunit D C-terminal domain-containing protein, which translates into the protein MRLLHTSDWHLGHTLYDVSREAEHAAFLTWLLDTLESQEVDALLVAGDIFDTANPSAEAQAAWYHFIARARRTLPKLDVVVVGGNHDSAARLDAPDPLFHALGVRVVGGLPRHRGGLEMERLVVPVHDARGKVGAWVAAVPYLRPSDLPSVPDSEGDRLVEGVRAVYSEVLDAARRRRRSGQALVAMGHCYMTGSELSELSERKILGGNQHALPVELFPEDVAYAALGHLHKAQRVGGREGVRYSGSPLPLSLSEAHYRHQVLVLDVEDGALTQVRPLSVPRTTDMMRVPGRDAAPLPEVLELLAALPACEAGAPESMRPYLEVCVSLPRPEPALRHKVEKALEGRAARLVKLTPFYTGTGGALADARPGLSLRERTPEDVFLARYARDFKEAPSPGLLEAFHALLTQVQEDAS